Proteins encoded in a region of the Rutidosis leptorrhynchoides isolate AG116_Rl617_1_P2 chromosome 9, CSIRO_AGI_Rlap_v1, whole genome shotgun sequence genome:
- the LOC139869159 gene encoding uncharacterized protein: MYHSLFGLLDLSSGPNCSGLFDPIISVVLTAYFVVLPLRDEGAISLGIGNIPGLFLGSLILTLIAAPVSTLIFSLPNLPKPKALVLIYRFFSASLVLFFILWVLSSPENKFPSFKGFLMQSTIKEDLKVETQPASTNPTEWEKHGWFYISVRISFFLWVALLNLITISSTWARVTDVMDNESGSRLFGFIGAGATFGQLFGSLFATGMAWVGPYLLLFASLMMEFAAQSSKRINKDLSNTSEELFPLRNTEVDQLDEINEVDTSDHKKSPPMAPNTTIDSTTPRFWALLDGFRLIWSSNYLLWVSLFLWLSAVTSSFFYFQKVTVIASTVTTPTGRRQLFAQINSFIAIFILAGQLTLTGRILTVAGITIALCSLPFTAFLNSIAIAVWPTYLAVAISETVRKVVTYVVTRPARELLFTVVSQDEKYKAKVCIDVLVQRFGDATAAGMYKLLHSTLNGKITHISLYALPVCILWVFTGFHLGRRQTQLAKCQNLPSS, encoded by the exons ATGTATCATAGCCTATTTGGACTTCTGGATCTGTCTTCTGGGCCTAATTGTTCTGGACTCTTTGACCCAATTATATCAGTG gttttaacTGCGTATTTTGTCGTTTTGCCGTTACGAGATGAAGGTGCTATATCGTTAGGTATAGGTAATATACCTGGACTGTTTTTAGGATCCTTGATACTTACACTCATTGCTGCACCTGTTTCTACACTCATTTTTTCATTGCCTAATCTTCCTAAACCTAAG GCATTGGTCTTAATATACAGGTTCTTCAGTGCAAGTCTTGTGTTGTTTTTCATTCTATGGGTGTTGTCTTCTCCTGAAAATAAATTTCCCAGCTTTAAG GGTTTCCTCATGCAATCCACCATAAAAGAGGATTTAAAAGTTGAAACTCAACCTGCATCTACAAATCCTACCGAGTGGGAGAAACATGGATGGTTTTACATTTCCGTGAGAATCAGCTTTTTCTTATGG GTCGCTCTGTTAAATCTTATAACTATATCCTCAACATGGGCAAGGGTCACTGATGTTATGGACAATGAG TCAGGTTCAAGACTGTTTGGATTTATTGGTGCCGGTGCTACGTTTGGCCAGCTTTTCGGTTCATTGTTTGCCACGGGAATGGCATGGGTGGGACCAT ATCTGCTGCTATTTGCTTCCCTCATGATGGAATTTGCAGCCCAGTCATCCAAAAGGATTAATAAGGATCTATCTAATACTTCCGAAGAACTATTTCCCCTTAG AAACACTGAAGTTGATCAGCTAGATGAGATCAACGAAGTAGATACATCTGATCACAAAAAATCGCCACCAATGGCTCCAAATACAACTATTGATTCAACAACACCTAGATTCTGGGCTTTATTGGACGGATTTAGGCTTATATGGTCATCAAATTATTTGTTGTGGGTGTCATTATTCTTGTGGCTAAGTGCTGTGACCTCTTCCTTCTTCTACTTTCAG AAAGTAACAGTAATTGCCTCTACTGTTACAACACCTACCGGAAGAAGACAATTATTTGCACAGATCAATAGCTTTATTGCTATATTTATCCTGGCGGGTCAGCTTACTTTAACG GGGCGGATTCTTACCGTAGCTGGGATTACTATAGCTCTTTGCTCTTTACCATTCACTGCCTTTTTGAATTCAATAGCTATTGCTGTTTGGCCGACTTACCTTGCCGTTGCCATCTCAGAGACCGTTCGAAAG GTGGTAACCTATGTTGTAACTAGACCAGCCAGAGAACTCTTATTTACAGTTGTCTCACAGGATGAGAAATACAAAGCAAAG GTATGCATAGATGTTCTTGTCCAAAGATTTGGAGATGCTACTGCAGCAGGGATGTACAAGCTTCTTCATAGCACGCTCAATGGCAAAATAACTCACATTTCTCTCTATGCTTTGCCT GTCTGCATTTTATGGGTATTTACAGGATTCCACTTGGGACGTCGACAAACACAACTTGCCAAGTGCCAAAATCTCCCATCCTCATAA
- the LOC139865681 gene encoding adenine/guanine permease AZG1-like gives MESGEPPQPKPSPLTQLNTYVAKSRIGKRFKLNERKANFTTELRAGTTTFLTMAYILAVNASILSDSGGPCSVSDCIPLCSDPSFSAVNCTGPNQRVIQPDDSCKFTPFNPGYSDCLTKVRKDLIVATVASSLIGCVIMGTFANLPLALAPGMGANAYFAYTVVGFHGSGNVSYENALAAVFIEGMIFLLISAVGLRAKLAKLVPKPVRISSSAGIGLFLAFIGLQNNQGIGLIGYSSSTLVSIGACPSSSRASLAPVITFPNGTVTLLPGGSVSGDIMCLHNRMESPTLWLGIVGFVIISYCLVKNIKGAMIYGIVFVTAVSWFRNTQVTAFPNTPAGDAAHDYFKQIVDVHKIQKTAGALSFSSINKGYFWEALVTFLYVDILDTTGTLYSMARFAGFADENGDFEGQYFAFMSDASSIVIGSLLGTSPVTAFIESSTGIREGGRTGMTALTVAGYFMLAFFFTPLLASIPSWAVGPPLILVGVLMMRSVVEIDWNDMKQAIPAFITLILMPLTYSIAYGLIGGIGTYIVLNLWDWGEGALSKYGILKKVRSNGSVINSSLGSNGVIVENGVKEIDKRVEV, from the exons ATGGAGTCCGGTGAACCACCTCAACCCAAACCTTCACCCTTAACACAGCTCAACACCTATGTCGCTAAATCCCGAATCGGAAAACGATTTAAACTCAACGAGCGAAAAGCCAACTTCACAACCGAGCTTCGTGCCGGCACAACAACCTTCCTCACGATGGCATATATTCTCGCGGTCAACGCAAGCATTCTCTCGGACTCTGGAGGCCCGTGCTCGGTCTCCGACTGTATCCCACTTTGCTCTGATCCATCTTTTTCGGCCGTTAATTGTACTGGCCCGAATCAACGGGTTATACAACCCGATGATTCATGTAAGTTTACCCCGTTTAACCCGGGGTATTCGGATTGTCTAACAAAAGTTAGAAAAGACCTTATAGTTGCCACGGTGGCATCATCATTGATTGGGTGTGTAATCATGGGTACTTTCGCTAATTTACCATTGGCGTTAGCTCCTGGAATGGGAGCTAACGCCTATTTCGCTTACACAGTTGTCGGATTTCATGGATCCGGCAACGTGTCATATGAAAACGCGCTGGCAGCTGTTTTCATAGAAGGGATGATTTTCTTGTTAATCTCGGCCGTCGGCTTACGAGCCAAGCTAGCGAAGCTGGTTCCGAAGCCGGTGCGAATCTCGTCATCGGCTGGAATCGGCTTATTTCTAGCTTTCATCGGCTTACAAAACAATCAAGGAATCGGGTTAATCGGCTACAGCTCATCAACTCTAGTATCAATCGGCGCGTGTCCAAGCTCGTCTCGAGCTTCACTCGCGCCGGTCATTACGTTCCCGAACGGAACCGTTACACTCCTTCCCGGAGGCTCGGTTTCAGGGGATATCATGTGTTTACATAACCGAATGGAGAGCCCAACATTATGGCTCGGTATAGTCGGTTTTGTAATAATCAGTTATTGTTTGGTTAAGAACATAAAAGGCGCAATGATTTACGGCATTGTGTTTGTGACGGCGGTTTCATGGTTCCGTAACACGCAAGTTACGGCGTTCCCAAATACTCCGGCGGGGGATGCTGCACACGATTACTTTAAACAAATCGTTGATGTACATAAAATTCAGAAAACGGCTGGTGCATTAAGTTTTTCGAGTATTAATAAAGGGTATTTTTGGGAAGCATTAGTGACGTTTTTGTATGTCGATATACTTGATACAACCGGAACTTTATATTCGATGGCACGTTTTGCTGGTTTCGCAGACGAAAATGGAGACTTTGAAG GTCAATATTTTGCGTTCATGTCAGATGCATCATCCATTGTCATTGgttcactacttggaacttcaccAGTAACAGCATTTATAGAATCTTCCACCGGAATAAGGGAAGGTGGACGAACTGGAATGACGGCGTTAACAGTAGCCGGTTACTTTATGTTAGCGTTTTTCTTCACACCATTATTAGCATCGATACCGTCGTGGGCAGTTGGCCCACCGTTGATCTTAGTCGGGGTTTTGATGATGAGATCAGTGGTCGAGATCGATTGGAACGATATGAAACAAGCAATTCCAGCATTCATAACATTGATTTTAATGCCGTTAACGTATTCCATTGCTTATGGGTTAATTGGTGGTATTGGGACATACATAGTATTGAACTTGTGGGATTGGGGGGAGGGTGCTTTGAGTAAATATGGGATTCTTAAAAAGGTTAGAAGTAATGGAAGTGTAATTAATAGTAGTTTAGGGAGCAATGGGGTAATTGTAGAAAATGGTGTGAAGGAAATTGACAAAAGAGTTGAAGTTTAG